A region of Pseudomonas sp. Marseille-Q3773 DNA encodes the following proteins:
- a CDS encoding DMT family transporter → MNQPSSKPTPALTLRLSKAELVLVFITMLWGGTFLLVHNVMSVSGPMFFVGLRFAAAALFVGVVSARALPGLTFTELKAGMLIGVSIMLGYGLQTMGLQTISSSQSAFITALYVPFVPLLQWLVLGRRPGLMPSIGIGLAFTGLMLLAGPEGGSLHFSEGELVTLVSAVAIAGEIILISRYAGQVDVRRVTVVQLATASLLAFLMIVPTQERIPDFSWLLVASAVGLGAMSAVIQVAMNWAQKSVSPTRATLIYAGEPVWAGIVGRVAGERLPGVALLGGLLIVIAVVVSELRVRRIDENQTALGSTE, encoded by the coding sequence ATGAACCAGCCCAGCAGCAAGCCGACCCCTGCCCTCACCTTGCGCCTGAGCAAGGCCGAACTGGTGCTGGTGTTCATCACCATGCTGTGGGGTGGCACCTTCCTGCTGGTGCACAACGTGATGTCCGTCAGCGGGCCGATGTTCTTCGTCGGCCTGCGCTTCGCAGCCGCCGCGCTGTTCGTGGGTGTGGTCTCGGCGCGGGCGCTGCCAGGGCTGACGTTCACCGAACTCAAGGCCGGCATGTTGATCGGCGTGTCGATCATGCTCGGCTACGGCTTGCAGACCATGGGCCTGCAAACCATCAGCAGCAGCCAGTCGGCATTCATCACCGCGCTGTACGTACCGTTCGTGCCACTGCTGCAATGGCTGGTCCTGGGCCGGCGTCCTGGCCTGATGCCGAGCATTGGTATCGGCCTGGCGTTCACCGGCCTGATGCTGTTGGCCGGGCCGGAAGGCGGCAGCCTGCACTTCAGCGAGGGCGAACTGGTGACCCTGGTCAGTGCGGTAGCCATCGCCGGCGAAATCATCCTGATCAGCCGCTATGCCGGCCAGGTCGACGTGCGCCGGGTCACGGTAGTGCAACTGGCGACCGCCTCGCTGCTGGCATTCCTGATGATCGTGCCGACCCAGGAGCGCATTCCCGATTTTTCCTGGCTGCTAGTGGCCAGTGCGGTGGGCCTGGGTGCGATGAGCGCAGTGATCCAGGTGGCGATGAACTGGGCACAGAAATCGGTCTCACCCACCCGCGCCACGCTGATCTATGCCGGCGAACCTGTGTGGGCCGGGATCGTCGGGCGTGTTGCCGGCGAACGCTTGCCGGGCGTGGCACTGCTCGGCGGCCTGTTGATCGTGATCGCGGTTGTGGTCAGCGAACTCAGGGTGCGTCGCATCGACGAAAACCAGACAGCACTGGGCAGCACAGAGTGA
- a CDS encoding XRE family transcriptional regulator — MHKESLHRASVLQHVSLNVRRLRNAAGISQAALAERSGVSRRMLVGIEAGEKNVSLTTLDLIAEALGVAFSTLIQAPDQRDPGRIEELAWAGEHPQSRAVLLGSSPARREVELWEWTLAPGECYCSEADAEGWSEQIYVAEGQLTLIIEGAEYCLRQGQFHVFPSNCRYAYRNDGALAVRFVRNVVI, encoded by the coding sequence GTGCACAAAGAATCTTTGCACCGGGCTTCGGTGCTGCAACATGTCAGCCTCAATGTACGCAGGCTGCGCAACGCCGCAGGTATCAGCCAGGCCGCGCTGGCCGAGCGTTCCGGGGTCAGCCGGCGCATGCTGGTGGGGATCGAGGCGGGCGAGAAGAATGTCAGCCTGACGACCCTCGACCTGATTGCCGAAGCCCTTGGTGTGGCCTTCAGTACCCTGATCCAGGCACCTGACCAGCGCGACCCGGGCCGCATCGAAGAACTGGCCTGGGCGGGTGAGCATCCGCAGAGCAGGGCGGTGCTGCTGGGCAGCAGCCCGGCGAGGCGCGAGGTGGAGCTTTGGGAGTGGACCCTGGCACCCGGGGAGTGCTACTGCAGCGAGGCCGACGCCGAGGGCTGGAGCGAGCAGATCTATGTGGCCGAAGGTCAGCTGACATTGATCATCGAAGGGGCCGAGTACTGCCTGCGGCAAGGCCAGTTTCACGTGTTTCCCAGCAATTGCCGGTATGCCTACCGCAATGACGGGGCCTTGGCGGTGCGCTTCGTGCGGAATGTGGTCATTTGA
- a CDS encoding cysteine hydrolase family protein, translating to MSKQALIIIDIQNDYFPGGKWTLDGAEQAADNAARLLAAARQRGDLVVHVQHEFESADAPFFAPGSQGAAIHAKVRPEAGEPVVLKHKVNAFLGTDLAHTLDQHGVEALTIVGSMSHMCIDAATRAAADLGYQVTVAHDACATLPLEFDGKQVPAADVHGAAMAALAFAYAKVVKTDELLKS from the coding sequence ATGAGCAAGCAGGCGCTGATCATCATCGACATTCAGAACGACTATTTCCCCGGCGGCAAATGGACCCTCGATGGCGCTGAACAGGCGGCCGACAACGCCGCACGCCTGCTGGCGGCGGCGCGCCAACGGGGCGACCTGGTGGTGCACGTGCAGCATGAGTTCGAGAGTGCCGATGCCCCGTTCTTCGCGCCGGGCTCGCAGGGGGCTGCCATCCACGCCAAGGTCCGGCCCGAAGCGGGTGAGCCGGTGGTGCTCAAGCACAAAGTCAATGCCTTCCTCGGGACCGACCTCGCACATACCCTGGACCAGCATGGTGTCGAAGCCCTGACCATCGTCGGCAGCATGAGCCACATGTGCATCGACGCCGCTACCCGTGCCGCAGCAGATCTGGGCTACCAGGTGACCGTGGCACACGATGCCTGTGCAACCTTGCCCCTGGAGTTCGATGGCAAGCAGGTGCCGGCGGCGGACGTGCATGGTGCGGCAATGGCGGCGCTGGCGTTTGCCTATGCCAAGGTGGTGAAGACCGATGAGCTGCTGAAAAGCTGA
- a CDS encoding helix-turn-helix domain-containing protein, with the protein MRAKTDNATSLDIGLLLYQGAQRAAVHGLADLFLVANRVAAELGAVELPRVRVSFWQAGETGQLQPAPESPGVAVSELRVLIIPPSLESAPQAELLERHRVPLRELHGRGTVLASVCIGVFFIAASGLLDGRPACTHWNYVQALAQRFPRVRVEAQQPLLDDGDLITSAGLMAWTDLGLRLLERFMGATLARETARYLAVEPVAAPLPGAVFRPRLEHGDEAVLKVQHWLQGNGGQDADLSGMAACAGLEARTFLRRFRAATGLRPTEYCQHVRVGRACRLLEFTRRTVDQIAWGVGYQDPGAFRKVFQRITGLTPSDYRRRFAVSGQGECSASVAENP; encoded by the coding sequence ATGCGGGCAAAAACTGACAATGCCACCAGCCTGGATATCGGCCTGTTGCTGTACCAGGGCGCGCAGCGTGCTGCCGTACACGGCCTGGCCGACCTGTTTCTGGTGGCCAACCGGGTAGCTGCCGAATTGGGCGCCGTCGAATTGCCGCGGGTACGCGTCAGCTTCTGGCAGGCTGGCGAGACGGGGCAATTGCAGCCTGCCCCCGAAAGCCCTGGCGTCGCTGTGTCCGAGCTGCGTGTGTTGATCATACCGCCGAGCCTGGAGTCGGCACCGCAAGCCGAGCTGCTGGAGCGCCACCGCGTGCCGCTACGCGAGCTGCATGGGCGTGGCACGGTGCTGGCGTCGGTGTGCATCGGTGTGTTCTTCATCGCGGCCAGTGGCCTGCTCGACGGGCGCCCGGCCTGTACCCACTGGAACTACGTGCAGGCTTTGGCCCAGCGCTTTCCCAGGGTACGGGTCGAGGCCCAGCAGCCGCTGCTCGATGATGGCGACCTGATCACCTCGGCCGGCTTGATGGCCTGGACCGACCTGGGCTTGCGTTTGCTGGAGCGTTTCATGGGGGCGACCTTGGCACGGGAAACCGCCCGTTACCTGGCAGTGGAACCGGTGGCGGCGCCGCTGCCGGGGGCCGTGTTCCGCCCGCGCCTGGAACATGGCGACGAGGCGGTGCTGAAAGTCCAGCACTGGCTGCAAGGCAATGGCGGGCAGGATGCCGACCTGTCCGGCATGGCAGCCTGCGCGGGGCTGGAGGCACGCACCTTCCTGCGCCGTTTTCGTGCCGCGACCGGGCTACGACCGACCGAGTACTGCCAGCACGTACGGGTCGGGCGGGCGTGCCGCTTGCTGGAGTTCACCCGGCGCACCGTCGATCAGATCGCCTGGGGTGTCGGTTATCAGGACCCGGGCGCGTTTCGCAAGGTGTTTCAGCGCATCACCGGCCTGACACCGAGTGATTATCGCCGGCGCTTTGCGGTATCCGGCCAGGGCGAGTGCAGCGCATCCGTGGCGGAAAACCCTTGA
- a CDS encoding antibiotic biosynthesis monooxygenase, protein MIATPHALWFTQLIEYEVPGVCQQALAQALVARSEELATRCEGLQGVSIQASDDGSRVLQYLQWQSRQAWAAAAVHFVEEPFLELLARHQARGVRFAAYQALRSLVRGADGGLHCQLSDAQAYQGA, encoded by the coding sequence ATGATCGCAACACCCCATGCCCTGTGGTTTACCCAGTTGATCGAATATGAAGTGCCCGGCGTATGCCAGCAGGCATTGGCCCAGGCGCTGGTAGCGCGCAGCGAAGAGCTTGCCACACGCTGTGAGGGGCTGCAGGGGGTCAGCATCCAGGCCAGTGACGATGGCAGCCGGGTGTTGCAGTACCTGCAGTGGCAGTCCCGGCAGGCGTGGGCAGCAGCAGCCGTGCATTTCGTCGAGGAGCCGTTTCTCGAACTGCTTGCCCGGCATCAGGCGCGTGGCGTCAGGTTTGCCGCCTACCAGGCGCTGCGCAGCCTGGTGCGTGGCGCCGATGGCGGCCTGCATTGTCAACTGAGTGATGCTCAGGCATACCAGGGCGCATAG
- a CDS encoding alpha/beta fold hydrolase, with product MTIQSETIELQVEGDSIVGTLVSPGSKMPGILFVHGWGGSQQRDLARARHITGLGCVCMTFDLRGHEKTESQRLTVTREQNLMDLIVAYDRLVSHPAVDSSAIAIIGSSYGGYLATLLTRERPVKWLALRVPAMYWDEEWEIPKQTLDRQRLNAYRQRPLGPADNRALAACAEFAGDVLLVESEQDDYVPHSTLMSYRSAFVSAHSLTHRIVDGADHALSSEASQKAYSSILASWISEMVIGARLDRYPHYAPWYA from the coding sequence ATGACCATTCAGAGTGAAACCATTGAACTGCAGGTCGAGGGTGACAGCATCGTTGGCACCTTGGTCAGCCCTGGCAGCAAAATGCCGGGCATTCTCTTCGTGCATGGTTGGGGCGGCAGCCAGCAACGCGACCTGGCACGCGCCCGGCATATCACCGGGCTGGGCTGCGTGTGCATGACCTTCGACCTGCGCGGCCACGAGAAGACCGAAAGCCAACGGCTGACCGTCACCCGCGAACAGAACCTCATGGACCTGATCGTGGCCTACGACCGCCTGGTCAGCCACCCTGCCGTCGACAGCAGCGCCATCGCCATCATCGGCAGCAGCTATGGCGGCTACCTGGCCACCCTGCTGACCCGCGAGCGGCCAGTCAAATGGCTGGCCCTGCGCGTACCGGCCATGTATTGGGACGAGGAGTGGGAGATCCCCAAGCAGACCCTCGACCGGCAGCGCCTTAACGCTTACCGCCAGCGCCCGCTCGGCCCGGCGGACAACCGTGCACTGGCGGCCTGCGCCGAGTTCGCTGGCGACGTGCTGCTGGTGGAGTCCGAACAGGACGACTACGTGCCGCACAGCACGCTGATGAGCTACCGCTCGGCTTTCGTCAGCGCCCATTCGCTCACCCACCGCATCGTCGACGGTGCCGACCATGCGTTGTCCAGCGAAGCGAGCCAGAAAGCCTACAGCTCGATCCTGGCGTCCTGGATCAGCGAAATGGTCATCGGCGCCCGGTTGGACCGCTATCCACACTATGCGCCCTGGTATGCCTGA